A window of the Streptomyces sp. NBC_01351 genome harbors these coding sequences:
- a CDS encoding mechanosensitive ion channel family protein, which produces MNRDLVLHDWLVAGLAVAAGAAAGLLLRALLRWLGRHAERTRWRGDDVIVDALRTIAPGAALIAGAAVAATTLPLTARVSGFVNQSLTALLILIATLTTARVVAGMVQSLAGARTGVAASASIFVNITRIVVLVMGALVALETLGVSIAPLVTALGVGGLAVALALQDTLANLFAGVHILASKTVQPGDYIRLTSGEEGYVVDINWRNTVVRNLSNNLVIIPNGRLARTNMTNFTQPEAQFTILVQVGVGYESDLEHVERVTLDVVDGVMADIDGALPEHEAVVRFHTFADSRINFTVILGVGEFSDQYRIKHEFIKRLHHRFRAEGISIPAPTRTVALRHDESQDPSSSHPPLPHQRGASPSMAGGPRAT; this is translated from the coding sequence TTGAACCGCGATCTCGTCCTGCACGACTGGTTGGTCGCAGGTCTCGCGGTCGCGGCGGGCGCCGCGGCCGGACTGCTGCTGCGCGCCCTCTTGCGGTGGCTGGGCCGGCACGCCGAACGCACCCGGTGGCGGGGGGACGACGTCATCGTCGACGCGCTGCGCACCATCGCCCCGGGCGCCGCGCTCATCGCGGGCGCCGCGGTGGCCGCCACGACCCTGCCGCTCACCGCGCGGGTCTCGGGGTTCGTGAACCAGTCCCTGACCGCGCTGCTCATCCTCATCGCCACCCTCACCACGGCCCGGGTCGTCGCGGGCATGGTCCAGTCCCTGGCGGGGGCGCGCACCGGAGTGGCCGCGTCCGCGTCCATCTTCGTCAACATCACACGGATCGTGGTCCTCGTGATGGGCGCGCTCGTCGCCCTGGAGACCCTCGGCGTGTCCATCGCACCCCTGGTCACCGCCCTCGGAGTGGGCGGCCTGGCCGTCGCCCTGGCACTTCAGGACACCCTCGCCAACCTCTTCGCCGGAGTGCACATCCTCGCCTCGAAGACGGTGCAGCCCGGTGACTACATCCGGCTCACCAGCGGCGAGGAGGGCTACGTCGTCGACATCAACTGGCGCAACACCGTGGTGCGCAACCTGTCGAACAATCTGGTCATCATCCCCAACGGGCGTCTCGCACGGACGAACATGACCAACTTCACCCAGCCGGAAGCGCAGTTCACGATCCTGGTCCAGGTGGGAGTGGGCTACGAGAGCGACCTGGAGCACGTCGAGCGGGTGACCCTCGACGTCGTCGACGGCGTGATGGCCGACATCGACGGCGCGCTCCCGGAGCACGAAGCGGTCGTTCGCTTCCACACGTTCGCGGACTCCCGCATCAACTTCACGGTGATCCTGGGCGTCGGCGAGTTCAGCGACCAGTACCGCATCAAGCACGAGTTCATCAAGCGCCTGCACCACCGCTTCCGGGCGGAGGGCATCTCGATCCCCGCCCCCACCCGTACGGTCGCCCTCCGTCACGACGAGTCCCAGGATCCCTCGTCCTCGCACCCGCCACTCCCTCACCAGCGCGGGGCGTCACCGTCGATGGCCGGGGGGCCGAGGGCAACGTGA
- a CDS encoding cupin: protein MTVTHVELFGSLVHLHPGGQVHTEQPTTDTELERDGWLLMVAHAETDADVHGDHWEIHTEADEFVSCLTGGIRIVLRPEQPGDDEEEIELSAGTAAIVPRGRWHRLALDAPSDIMAVTLPRGTREETWTEA from the coding sequence ATGACTGTCACCCATGTCGAACTCTTCGGATCCTTGGTCCACCTTCACCCAGGCGGCCAGGTGCACACCGAGCAGCCCACAACGGACACCGAGCTCGAGCGGGACGGCTGGCTGCTGATGGTCGCCCATGCCGAGACCGACGCCGACGTCCACGGCGACCACTGGGAAATCCACACCGAGGCGGACGAATTCGTCTCCTGCCTCACCGGCGGAATACGTATCGTCCTCCGTCCGGAACAGCCGGGAGACGACGAGGAGGAGATCGAACTGAGTGCTGGAACCGCGGCCATCGTGCCACGCGGGCGATGGCACCGCCTCGCCTTGGACGCCCCCAGCGACATCATGGCCGTCACCCTGCCACGCGGCACCCGCGAGGAGACGTGGACCGAAGCCTAG
- a CDS encoding serine hydrolase domain-containing protein: MGNLLDPAALDAAIENVHRAGMPGLFAEVRDGDQVWRGAAGVADVATGRPVTAGMRHRVGSITKTFTAAAVLQQVESGQIGLDTPISRYLPRLVPKERGDAITVRMLINHTSGLAEYLPYAYPSLKAFPYLPDTGPQSLDDHRHTWFDPTELIEMGVTAPAVGTPGGTPGLYSNTNYLLLAELLEQVTGTTAEQYITRNVIERAGLRDTELPTGPYVDGPHSLLYEAWFGMIDPPRDYSVYNMSWAIPAGSLISTVADLNRFYGMLLAGKIVSPSSLAQMRRTVPVVSQEGKTIDYGLGLYPMEGPGQGIFWGHGGTVWGGGALAMIRADGKRQMAVAVNMQRWNRLDSSGRPQAHPIDDALATLYRVAMYG, from the coding sequence GTGGGGAACTTACTGGATCCGGCGGCGCTGGACGCCGCCATCGAGAACGTCCACCGCGCCGGGATGCCGGGCCTGTTCGCCGAGGTACGTGACGGCGACCAGGTCTGGCGCGGCGCCGCCGGAGTCGCCGATGTCGCGACCGGCCGCCCCGTCACCGCCGGCATGCGGCACCGGGTCGGCAGCATCACCAAGACCTTCACCGCCGCCGCGGTCCTGCAACAGGTCGAGAGCGGTCAGATCGGTCTCGACACACCGATCAGCCGGTACCTTCCGAGGCTGGTTCCCAAAGAACGCGGTGACGCGATCACGGTCCGCATGCTGATCAACCACACGAGCGGCCTCGCCGAGTACCTCCCGTACGCCTACCCCTCCCTCAAGGCGTTCCCCTACCTCCCGGACACCGGACCCCAGAGCCTGGACGACCACCGGCACACCTGGTTCGACCCCACTGAACTGATCGAAATGGGGGTCACCGCACCCGCCGTCGGCACCCCGGGCGGCACTCCGGGGTTGTACTCCAACACCAACTACCTGCTCCTCGCCGAGCTCCTGGAACAGGTGACCGGCACGACGGCCGAGCAGTACATCACCCGGAACGTCATCGAGCGCGCCGGGCTCCGGGACACCGAACTCCCCACCGGACCGTACGTCGACGGGCCGCATTCGCTGCTCTACGAGGCGTGGTTCGGCATGATCGACCCGCCGCGCGACTACAGCGTCTACAACATGTCATGGGCGATCCCGGCGGGCTCCCTGATATCGACCGTCGCGGACCTCAACCGCTTCTACGGCATGCTGCTGGCCGGGAAGATCGTCAGCCCGTCGTCGCTGGCGCAGATGCGACGCACCGTCCCGGTCGTCTCCCAAGAGGGAAAGACGATCGACTACGGCCTCGGCCTGTACCCGATGGAGGGTCCCGGGCAGGGCATCTTCTGGGGCCATGGAGGCACTGTCTGGGGCGGTGGTGCGCTGGCCATGATCCGCGCCGACGGCAAGCGGCAGATGGCGGTCGCGGTGAACATGCAGAGGTGGAACAGGCTCGACTCCTCCGGCAGGCCGCAGGCTCATCCCATTGACGACGCGCTTGCGACGCTGTACCGCGTGGCGATGTACGGCTGA
- a CDS encoding TetR/AcrR family transcriptional regulator encodes MAGRRRWSTEEILDAAAELLRTSDTESFSVRKLAAALGTDSSSLYRHFRSKTELLRAVADRILLASMDGYRAEGDWKQRITALALCVREAFGQQPQLAAVWGRYASGGAGSRLVVEEVLQALRASGLPDEEIPVRYHRLAVLIAALIASEAGVSTITPEEYEQGMELFRVAVLGADPERFPALAHFARDVRPLGVDRRAAFEEILAAHLAQIEAAIRPS; translated from the coding sequence ATGGCAGGTAGAAGGCGCTGGTCGACCGAGGAAATCCTGGATGCGGCAGCGGAGTTGCTGCGCACGAGCGACACGGAGTCGTTCAGCGTGCGCAAACTCGCCGCAGCCCTCGGGACCGATTCCTCCAGTCTCTACCGGCACTTCCGCAGCAAGACCGAACTGCTGCGCGCGGTCGCCGACCGGATCCTCCTGGCCTCCATGGACGGCTACCGCGCCGAGGGCGACTGGAAGCAGCGCATCACCGCCCTGGCCCTGTGCGTGAGAGAGGCGTTCGGCCAGCAGCCCCAGCTCGCGGCGGTCTGGGGGCGGTACGCGTCAGGCGGCGCCGGTTCCCGGCTGGTCGTGGAAGAGGTGCTGCAGGCCCTGCGCGCGTCGGGACTGCCCGACGAAGAGATCCCGGTGCGCTACCACCGGCTCGCGGTCCTCATCGCGGCGCTGATCGCCTCCGAGGCCGGAGTCAGCACCATCACCCCGGAAGAGTACGAACAGGGCATGGAGCTGTTCCGCGTCGCGGTACTCGGCGCCGACCCCGAACGCTTCCCCGCCCTGGCCCACTTCGCCCGCGACGTCCGCCCCCTCGGGGTGGATCGCCGCGCCGCGTTCGAAGAGATCCTCGCCGCCCACCTCGCCCAGATCGAGGCCGCAATCCGCCCGAGCTAG
- a CDS encoding DDE-type integrase/transposase/recombinase, whose protein sequence is MGRVDNSHRESTSENGPSGAFRIASRCVVGWATSDHLGTSLAADALKVACHPRKPAGPVVFHSDRGSQHTSHAFAALAAARDIRVSAGWTGVRRDARAEPLVAGRCCSPRSRSATTLAARLPAHYVAFDVSQADSAY, encoded by the coding sequence GTGGGCCGTGTCGACAACTCGCATCGGGAGTCAACGTCGGAGAACGGTCCTTCGGGTGCTTTCCGAATCGCCTCCCGATGCGTAGTCGGCTGGGCCACCTCCGACCACCTGGGCACTTCACTGGCCGCGGACGCGCTCAAGGTCGCCTGCCACCCGCGGAAACCAGCAGGGCCGGTCGTCTTCCACTCTGACCGCGGTAGCCAGCACACCAGCCACGCTTTCGCGGCCCTCGCGGCCGCCCGCGACATCAGGGTCTCGGCCGGATGGACCGGAGTGCGCAGGGACGCCCGCGCCGAGCCCTTGGTCGCAGGGCGCTGTTGTTCACCCCGCTCCCGCTCCGCTACCACCCTTGCCGCCCGTCTGCCGGCCCACTACGTCGCCTTCGACGTGTCGCAGGCCGACAGCGCCTATTGA
- a CDS encoding C40 family peptidase, with translation MAMRRTVGAAAVAAVTLLAVWGGPCGTPAAAAPAPASKAAGSCDVLATGASAVAEGAVRAACEQIGVWYTWGGGHGPQPGPTYGQVDPSDPDSAHDPERLGFDCSGLVRYAYARAAGGDPLAGNAYHQFHAPQVQRRFTAADGTAPLLPGDLLAWGSGGSIHHIAIYLGAGKMVEARESGTRIGVSDVRLGGDYAGAVRVAAAAAPGTFSTWGTDVWTHREPSTASPRVHRFPGPTTVRVDCQKHAEPVTAEGYTNDAWSYLPEYEAWITNIYIKGAAWLDGVRTCP, from the coding sequence ATGGCGATGCGGAGAACGGTGGGGGCGGCGGCGGTGGCGGCCGTGACCCTCCTGGCCGTGTGGGGAGGCCCCTGCGGCACTCCGGCGGCCGCGGCACCGGCACCGGCATCGAAGGCGGCGGGGTCGTGTGACGTGCTCGCCACCGGTGCCTCCGCGGTGGCGGAGGGGGCCGTACGGGCCGCATGCGAACAGATCGGCGTCTGGTACACCTGGGGCGGCGGCCACGGGCCGCAGCCGGGGCCGACGTACGGTCAGGTCGACCCGAGCGACCCGGACAGCGCGCACGACCCGGAGCGGCTGGGCTTCGACTGCTCAGGACTGGTCCGGTACGCCTACGCCCGTGCGGCCGGCGGTGACCCGCTGGCCGGCAACGCGTACCACCAGTTCCACGCGCCGCAGGTGCAACGGCGATTCACGGCCGCCGACGGAACCGCGCCGCTGCTGCCCGGGGACCTCCTGGCCTGGGGGTCCGGGGGTTCCATCCACCACATCGCGATCTACCTGGGCGCGGGGAAGATGGTCGAGGCCCGGGAATCGGGCACCCGGATCGGCGTCAGCGACGTACGGCTGGGCGGGGACTACGCGGGAGCGGTCCGCGTTGCCGCGGCGGCGGCCCCCGGAACGTTCAGCACCTGGGGCACCGATGTGTGGACGCACAGGGAGCCGTCCACCGCGAGCCCGCGGGTGCACCGGTTTCCCGGCCCGACCACGGTGCGCGTCGATTGCCAGAAGCACGCCGAACCGGTGACGGCGGAGGGCTACACCAACGACGCCTGGTCCTACCTGCCCGAGTACGAGGCGTGGATCACCAACATCTACATCAAGGGCGCCGCCTGGCTGGACGGCGTGCGCACCTGCCCCTGA